The following coding sequences lie in one Sedimentibacter sp. MB35-C1 genomic window:
- a CDS encoding transposase — protein MPRSARLKSESGIYHVMLRGIDKRNIFLKPGDYEKFIESMIKAKEKVKFFVYAYCLMTNHVHILIKRDTEDIGDTVRRIAVSYAQYHNNMYGRTGHLFQNRFLSEVVDNGQYFLTVIRYIHQNPLKAGIIKDINDYKWSSYNEYINDNEFIVDSEFALSYFKSIEEFINYHNETNEDVCLDYDEKKRWTDEELKKFILTYQNISCLQALDKKTRDTIIKKIKEDTGASNRQLARVLNIGRGILDTIK, from the coding sequence ATGCCGCGAAGCGCAAGACTTAAAAGCGAATCAGGAATATATCATGTAATGCTAAGAGGGATAGATAAAAGAAATATTTTTTTAAAGCCTGGTGATTATGAGAAATTTATTGAAAGTATGATTAAAGCAAAAGAAAAGGTGAAATTTTTTGTATATGCATATTGTTTGATGACAAATCATGTTCATATTTTAATTAAACGAGATACTGAAGATATAGGAGATACTGTAAGAAGAATAGCTGTTAGTTATGCACAGTATCATAATAATATGTATGGAAGAACCGGACATCTTTTTCAGAATAGATTTTTAAGCGAAGTAGTAGACAATGGCCAATACTTTTTGACTGTAATTAGATATATACATCAAAATCCCCTTAAAGCAGGTATTATAAAAGATATTAATGATTATAAATGGAGTAGTTATAATGAATACATTAATGATAATGAATTTATAGTAGATTCAGAGTTTGCATTGAGTTATTTTAAAAGTATCGAGGAATTCATTAATTATCATAATGAAACAAATGAAGATGTATGTTTGGATTATGACGAGAAAAAAAGGTGGACCGATGAAGAACTGAAAAAATTCATATTAACTTATCAGAATATTTCTTGCTTGCAAGCACTTGATAAGAAAACTAGAGATACAATAATTAAAAAGATAAAAGAAGATACAGGAGCCAGTAATAGACAATTGGCAAGAGTACTCAATATTGGAAGAGGAATTTTGGATACTATTAAATGA